A single genomic interval of Spinacia oleracea cultivar Varoflay chromosome 6, BTI_SOV_V1, whole genome shotgun sequence harbors:
- the LOC130462976 gene encoding uncharacterized protein — MHLGCIQQGKNESLRSYVKRFNLEAGQIPDLPDGVSFDNFVRVLKKGSFKFDLFKKKVRTMAEVLDEADAFIHATEICSVSKDGKAGEATDSSGKKEKNDRKVSRVKVDVGTRFDLERPIPMKSPAENRGPKLYCQFHEDIGHDTKDFRSLKRALDGLASKGHLKNYPQRSSHGTEKNQYKKNKSPVSAAEGNHSEGGFAAVILGGPAAGGPTMRGQKDYDHQLGQVMLLGKSPTDPFPRIEICESDGGRVATPHDDPLVIEIKISNMRVKRILIDTGSSYDIMSMECLSHLAHDPKTIESIHYPIIGFGGSIIHPVGVITFPVRIGGRNDGRKMGVDFLIAKDLTAYNVILGRPTLSKIKVVVVTHLMLLKNVCDDGAIGTIHGDQQQAQDCYLTTLNP; from the exons atgCACCTGGGCTGCATTCAACAAGGGAAAAATGAGTCTTTGCGAAGCTATGTGAAACGTTTCAATCTGGAAGCAGGACAAATCCCAGATCTGCCCGATGGCGTCTCCTTCGACAATTTTGTCAGAGTCCTAAAGAAGGGATCATTCAAGTTTGACTTATTTAAGAAGAAGGTGCGAACGATGGCAGAAGTCCTAGACGAGGCCGATGCCTTTATTCATGCCACAGAAATATGCAGTGTGTCCAAAGATGGGAAGGCTGGAGAGGCGACAGACTCATCCGGGAAGAAAGAGAAGAATGACAGGAAGGTCTCACGAGTTAAAG TGGACGTGGGGACCAGGTTTGACCTTGAACGACCCATTCCAATGAAGTCTCCTGCTGAGAATCGAGGTCCTAAGCTGTATTGCCAGTTCCACGAAGATATAGGTCATGATACCAAGGATTTTAGAAGCCTGAAGAGGGCCCTAGATGGCCTAGCTTCCAAGGGGCACCTGAAGAACTATCCCCAAAGAAGCTCTCACGGCACGGAAAAAAACCAGTACAAGAAAAATAAGTCACCTGTCTCAGCTGCAGAAGGAAATCACAGCGAAGGGGGATTCGCAGCCGTCATATTAGGAGGACCAGCTgctggaggacccaccatgagggGACAGAAAGATTATGACCACCAGCTAGGTCAAGTGATGTTATTAGGAAAGTCACCAACGGACCCATTCCCCCGGATAGAAATATGTGAATCAGATGGAGGACGCGtagccaccccgcatgacgaccCTCTCGTTATCGAGATCAAGATCTCCAACATGAGGGTAAAGCGCATATTGATAGATACAGGGAGTTCATATGATATAATGAGCATGGAGTGTCTAAGCCATCTAGCACATGACCCTAAGACAATTGAAAGCATCCACTACCCTATCATTGGCTTTGGAGGAAGCATCATACACCCTGTGGGCGTCATTACCTTTCCAGTACGAATAGGAGGACGTAATGATGGAAGAAAGATGGGTGTGGACTTCCTAATTGCCAAGGACTTGactgcatacaatgtcatcttgggacgTCCCACGCTGAGCAAGATCAAAGTAGTGgtcgtcacccatctcatgCTCCTGAAGAATGTATGTGACGACGGAGCGATAGGAACtatacatggagatcaacagCAAGCACAGGACTGCTATCTCACCACTCTTAACCCGTAA